The Salvia miltiorrhiza cultivar Shanhuang (shh) chromosome 1, IMPLAD_Smil_shh, whole genome shotgun sequence genome has a window encoding:
- the LOC131006120 gene encoding uncharacterized protein LOC131006120 codes for MSASFVSSESSSENSRSSDDDTSCLDTVNGVPRNRPRAGYDVVMFDYGIGVNLSGPLEGSIPAYKLGNESPKSVITFDKLDELRAVYAIPPCASLAAPSGSERPDWLYPGWTVLYECFLQMGARFPLPRLVFEACTHYRVAPGQLVPNVWRTLMAIQVFSELRGVHFSFSEVLQAYSLETHRTDNVRYQFKANRPLVLSLPDSAKKWRSRYFFISNNALGEPRDSIIPQAWEACTCPRRGPTSLAFDSASKIDWFLGFSEEDRQICNILTEANLRVSSLWSRVPADHRMSKSYVPPLLGKGAAMDVIRRNRQKAASSSGAVTADVTAARVPHSTRVPAHKKKRSAEVDLTLSDRVDDDPVNLSFPNVSAHAQLGPVRGVAEQLLLPRDRDYLKEMGSGSVASELFDHAFLSLQKAAFLMERTGAMEAELRELRAERENWKGEMTAVKKTRDEARQVVKKLESAKLEDARRLERAVADCKELEAKVVALEQQVLYKSCETEVRVRGEMALAYLENQPPKTWDVQQYIDEFNEWKAGREEQAAELASNLVGMTTEDDHP; via the exons ATGTCTGCCTCTTTTGTGTCGAGTGAGTCGAGTAGTGAAAATTCTAGATCGTCGGATGATGATACGAGCTGTCTAGATACTGTAAATGGCGTGCCAAGGAATAGGCCCCGAGCCGGGTATGACGTGGTTATGTTTGATTATGGGATTGGTGTAAATCTTTCTGGGCCACTCGAAGGGAGTATTCCTGCATACAAGCTGGGAAACGAGAGCCCGAAATCTGTTATAACTTTTGACAAGTTGGATGAACTCCGTGCTGTCTATGCTATTCCTCCTTGCGCCAGTCTGGCTGCTCCATCTGGTTCGGAAAGGCCAGATTGGTTATATCCAGGATGGACGGTCCTGTATGAGTGTTTTCTTCAGATGGGTGCCCGTTTTCCTCTTCCTCGGCTAGTGTTCGAGGCTTGCACTCACTACCGCGTTGCTCCAGGTCAATTGGTTCCGAACGTGTGGCGCACTCTCATGGCCATTCAGGTTTTTAGCGAGTTGAGGGGTGTTCACTTCAGTTTTTCTGAAGTTTTGCAGGCTTACAGCTTGGAAACGCATAGGACTGATAATGTTCGATATCAATTTAAGGCAAACCGTCCGCTTGTGCTATCTCTTCCAGATAGCGCTAAGAAATGGCGTTCTAGATACTTTTTCATATCCAATAACGCACTAGGAGAACCACGTGATTCGATTATTCCACAGGCATGGGAAGCTTGTA CTTGTCCGAGGAGGGGGCCTACCAGCTTGGCTTTCGATAGTGCTAGCAAGATCGATTGGTTTTTAGGTTTTAGCGAAGAGGATCGCCAAATCTGTAACATTTTGACCGAGGCCAACTTGCGAGTTAGCTCTTTGTGGAGCCGCGTGCCCGCAG ATCACAGGATGTCGAAGTCATATGTTCCTCCTCTGCTTGGGAAGGGCGCTGCAATGGACGTGATCCGTAGGAATAGGCAGAAGGCTGCTAGCTCGAGTGGTGCGGTTACAGCTGATGTTACTGCAGCACGTGTCCCGCATTCGACCCGTGTTCCGGCTCACAAGAAAAAGCGGTCTGCTGAGGTTGACCTCACTTTGTCCGACCGGGTGGACGATGATCCTGTCAACCTGTCATTTCCGAACGTATCGGCGCATGCCCAGCTTGGACCTGTTCGAGGGGTGGCCGAACAGCTATTACTCCCACGTGACCGAGATTATTTGAAGGAGATGGGGAGTGGCAGCGTGGCTAGTGAGCTCTTCGATCATGCCTTCTTG AGTTTGCAGAAAGCCGCCTTCCTAATGGAGAGAACTGGTGCTATGGAGGCGGAACTTCGTGAGTTGAGGGCCGAGCGGGAGAACTGGAAGGGAGAGATGACGGCTGTCAAGAAGACGCGTGATGAGGCCCGTCAGGTTGTCAAGAAGTTGGAGTCTGCCAAGTTGGAAGATGCTCGCCGGCTGGAGCGGGCTGTAGCGGACTGCAAGGAACTCGAAGCCAAAGTTGTTGCGTTGGAGCAACAAGTACTTTATAAAAGCTGTGAGACGGAGGTTCGAGTTCGGGGCGAGATGGCCTTGGCGTATCTCGAGAATCAGCCCCCCAAGACTTGGGATGTCCAACAATACATCGATGAGTTTAATGAGTGGAAGGCTGGCAGGGAGGAGCAAGCGGCGGAGCTAGCTAGCAACTTGGTTGGGATGACCACTGAAGACGATCATCCTTAG
- the LOC131006123 gene encoding uncharacterized protein LOC131006123, with amino-acid sequence MAMAARLSQVISCNLKSRQEAKIPCKRGRREVLMLSYTLLLADSKTDLLDKYLKKSQENKVKNDKERMDSYYKRNYKDYFGLLEGDLKLKKKEELSEAEKGILEWLERNK; translated from the exons ATGGCAATGGCTGCAAGATTGAGTCAAGTGATTTCTTGCAATTTAAAATCAAGACAAGAAGCTAAGATTCCATGTaagagagggagaagagaagTTCTTATGCTTTCATATACTCTTCTTCTCGCTGACTCCAAAACCGACCTTCTTGATA AATATCTGAAGAAATCCCAAGAAAACAAAGTCAAGAATGACAAAGAG AGAATGGATAGTTATTACAAGCGAAACTACAAAGATTATTTTGGGTTGTTAGAGGGTGATTTGAAGctgaagaagaaggaagaactGTCTGAGGCTGAGAAGGGCATTCTTGAGTGGCTCGAGCGCAATAAATGA